The following is a genomic window from Planctomycetia bacterium.
GCCGTCCATCGCGTCCAGTCGAACCGGGCATTATTCCGTCGCATGGATCGGTGTTGACGGGGCGATTTTCGGCGAGGTAAAGCTGTTTCTGACCGAGAACCAGTTTGATTTTGACGATTTCGAATCGATCATACCTGTGGAGAGCCCGCCATCATCTGCCAGTGGGGGCGGGGATGAATTCCCCTCGGCCGGGGCGTCGGATGCATTGATCGACCAGGCCACCGCGGCATGGGCGAATAACGATGAGAACCCCGGGCTTCACTTCGGCATCGACGGCGCCCAGACCGCCACAATCAGAAACTGCGACGTGACGACCTGTGGGGCGAGGGTCAACCAGTGGCTGCCCTGCGTATCGACGCGATCTGAAGATGGGGCGTTCGCAATTGCATTTGCCTACGATGAAGACCCTACTCTCGCAGACTCATTCCTGAATATCGCGTTGGTTCTTTTTGATGAGACTGGAGCTGTTCTGGAACAGCTTGCCGGACCAGACAGAAATGACCCCGACAAGTGGGTCAACAATCCATTGGTCGAGGATATTTCCACTGAGGATGAGTCAAACCAAGTGTCCCCGGCGGTCTCATTTGTCGGCAATGACATCGTTGTCGCGTGGGCCGGGCCCCGACTCGTCGCCTGCACCGGCGATCCTAACTTCCACATCTATGCCCGGCGGTTCAAGTTTGATGATAGCGCCCAGCCCGGCCAGCGATTGCGCGATCCCGCCGACGGCGAGGGTCGGTCGGGCGTGTTCGTCGTGGACACGGACGCAAACTCGGTCATCAACAATCCTCTCATTGCTCGCCCGGCCCTGGCACTCACGCTGGCCACGGACTCCAACGCAGGGCGGTTCGTGGTGGCATGGAACACGTTAAACAACCCCGAAGCACGGACGGAGATTCACGCCCAATATTTTGACAACCTGGGCCAGCCGCGCGGAAGTGAGCTTCGTGTGAATCAGGACACGAGTCCGACACTAAGTGGAAATGCACGATACCTTCAGCGCAGCGGAGGGCACACCATCGCGTACGGGGCCGAAGATCAACTTGTCGCCACGTGGGCGCACGAGAACACTTCAGGCGTACCTGTCGTATCCTACACCGTCCTCCCGCCGAATTACGCCCGGACGACGATTCCCGCCTGCGGCGTCTGCGAGATGAACCCGGAAATGTGCGACCCGTGCCTCAAGGGTGACGCCGACAACGACTGCCTCGTCAACCTTTACGACATCGCCCCGTTCGTCGACGCCCTGTTGTTCGGCGACTTCACCTGCGCCGACATCCTCGATGTGTGCCGGGTGGACATGAACAACGACGCGAGAATCAACGGGCTGGACATCCAGTGCTTCGTCAATACGCTGGTCGGCAACGAGTGCACGCTTCCCACCTTGCGGATCATCGACTGCAATCTGAACGGCATCCCCGACGACGAGGACATCGCCGCGCAGACCAGCAGCGACGTGAACAGCAACGGCGTGCCGGACGAGTGTGAGCCGGACTGCAACGAAAACGATGTGCCCGACGAATGGGATATCGCCCAGGCGACCAGCTACGACTGCGACACCGACGGCATCCCCGATGAGTGCGCGAAGGACTGTAACGACAACGGCATCGCCGATTCCTGTGACGTGGACCCGGCCGACCCGGACGGGAACTCGATGGTCAGCGCCGACTGCAACTTGAACGGCTACCCGGACGAGTGCGAGCCGGACTGCAACACGAACGGCGTGCCGGACGACTGCGACATGGACCCGACCGACCCGGTTGGGGACGAGTGGGTGAGCCCGGACTGCAACGGGAATGAGTACCCGGATGAGTGCGAACTGGCGCTCCCGCCGCCGTTTGGAAGCAGCGATTGCAATACCAACGGGATTCCGGATGAGTGCGACATTGCCGACTGCGAGAGCGACCCGGCCTGCGATGACTGCAACGAGAATGGAATCCCCGACGCGTGCGACATCGCCGCTGAGATCAGCGAGGATGTCAATACCAATGGCATCCCCGACGAGTGCGAGGGCGAAAGCCTGATGGGAGGCGGCGGTGAGTCGATGATGTCGTCGATGAGCGGTGAAGGGGATACGGGCGAGACGCCCATGCCACCCGATGAAGAGGCCGCGTGGGAGGCGTTCTACGAGTGGTCAATCGCTCAATGCTGGGGACCGAACTGCGAGAGCAGCACCGACGCCCAATTCGCGGCAATGATCGCCAAGCTGAGCGAACTCGGCCTGCCGACGGCGGCGGTCGGGCCGTAGGGAGGCAACAGCACTTCGCAAGTCAATGAGCCAACCCAAGGGGCTTCGGAGAGCAATTTCCGGAGCCCCTTCCATATAAACCCATGCACGCCCTCTTGACTCGCACCGCTTCATAGATGCTCATTGTGCGCGCCGACGCCTGAGACGGGAGGAGGAGTATGTTGCGTTCGCGGGTCGACGCTATAAGGTAGGAAGTTGACGCGTGATCCAGTTAATGCAAATCCTGCAGACGTTCCAGAGGCCCGCCGCGCGGTGGGGGATGCTGTTCGGGCTCGCCATCGTCGTGGGAGCGCTTGGCGGTCTTTCCGCGACGGGGCTTCACTGGGCGATTGAGCAGGGGTCCCATCTCGTCATAGACCGGTACGTGCAGGGTGTCGGCAGTGCGGCGGTGATGCATTTTCGGTGGCCGTCGCTCCTGTTTCCCGCGCTGGGCGGTCTCATTTCGGGTCTGGTCGTGCAGGCGATCTTCAAGCTGCCGTTCGGCCACGGGACGAATTTGTACGTCAGGGCCTTTCATCGCAATCTCGGCGATCTCCCGCTGAAGGAGCCGATCGTGAAGGGGGCCGCGGTGGCCGGGGTTTTGTCATGCGGCGGATCGACGGGTCCGGAGGGCCCTATCGCCGCGCTGACTGCGGCCCTTGGTTCGGCCATCGGCCGAATCTTTCGGCTGAAGGCCCGCGAGAGGCGCATTTTGCTGGTCGCCGGTTGCAGCGCCGGGGTGGGGGCGATCTTTCGATGCCCACTAGGCGGGGCGCTTTTTGCGACGAGCGTACTATACCGCGAGGAAGAGTTTGAGGCGGAGGCGATCGTTCCGGCCTTTGTTGCATCGGTCATCGGCTATTCCACCTTCATCGAGTTCATGGGACAGCAAACCTATCTTCTCGATCGGCGACACCTTGCATTCGGTTCGGCCATGGAGTTGATTCCCTATGCCGTACTCGGGCCGTTGTGCGGCATCGTAAGCGTGTTTTTCAGCGAGTGTCTGCATGTCATTGAAAAGCGGCTTCGTCCCCTGGTGCGCGGGGTGCCTGCGTGGCTGGTTCCCTGCATCGGCGGCCTCGGGACCGGGCTGATCGCGTGCGCTCTGCCGCAGGTCATGGATGGCCGATACGAGTTCATTGAGAACGCGATGAACGGATTTGCCGGCTCGAACCACGGAGATTGGTGGTGGGTTGGACTGTTTGGCGCTGTGGTGGTGGGCAAGTGCGTGGCGTCGGCGCTGACCGTCGGCAGCGGAGCGAGCGGCGGGGTGATTGGCCCGGGCGTGTTCATCGGCGGCACGGTGGGCGCTTTTCTTGGAGCAACGCTTAACGCGGTCTACCCCGAGATACTTGTGTCGCATCCGCAACTTCGAGAGGCACTGATCCCGGTGGGTATGGGCGGGGTTCTTGCGGCGGGCATGCGCACGCCGCTGGCGGCGATCGTGATGGTCAGCGAGATGACGGGCAGCTACGGGCTGATCGTCCCGTTGATGCTGGTCTGCATGAGCTCGTATGTCGTGGGGCGATTCCGTGGGCTGAATACCGAGCAAGTGCGCAGCTCCGCGGAGTCGCCCGTCCATGCCGGCGCTGCGATCGTTCATCTTCTTGAGTCGTGGAGCGTCAAAGAGATCATGGAGCCCTGCTGGGAAGAAACGGTCGGTCCGGAGGCCACCGTCGAGGAGCTCGTGAAGAGAATTCGCCCGGGAACGCGGCCGGTCTTCGCGGTGGCCAAGAACGGAGTTCTCGAGGGGATCATCTCGGTGACGGATATTCATCGCATGGTCGAACTGCCCGGTATGGCGGAAACGGTCATCGCCGCCGACATCATGACGGAGGACCTGGTGACGGTGTCTCCGGAGGAAAATGTATATGAGGCGCTGGAGTCGTTTCGCGCGAGCAATCACGATGTTCTGCCGGTCGTGTCCGTGGACGGCCGCCACGCCTGGTTGGGAATGCTCAAGCGCGAGCACGTTTTTGACGCGCTGCGCAAGAGCCTGGCCAATGTTCAGACCGCCATGTTCCGCGAGCACACGGGACTCGCGGCGATTGAGAGCGAGGGTCAGATTCAGCAGTTGGTGATGGGGGTCACGCCGATGCGCAAGGATGTCATTCAGCGATTGCTGGTGCCGATGGACGCGATCGGGAAGTCGATCCGCGAAGCGGATTTTCGTCGCAGCTACGGCGCACAGATCATCGGGGTCGAGCAGCCGGACGGGACGATCCAGTGCCCTCCGCCGCTGGACGAGCCGCTTCGGACGGGCCAGCGGTTACTGGCCATCGTTCATCCGGCGGAGGTTGCGCCGTCTGAGGCGCGCACCGATGGTTAAGGTGTGTCGGGTGGGGATGCCGTGATCGAAGCTCGATGGCTCGTTCGTCAGGCGACGGGTGATTCGCCGATCTGGAAATCGGTCTGCATTTTCGCGGGACTTGGTACCCGGGCGGAGGCGGCGGAAGCGTGATCCGGGGAAGGCGTCAAGTTATCGCTATTTTCTTTAGGCTGCTCGGGAGCGTATTCCGGAACGACCTCTGAGAGGCGTTCCTTCAGTTCGGCGAGAGACAGTCGGTCGGCATCGGCGACGAGGCGGTCGATCATCTCGCAGACGCGGGGCCAGTCTTCCTTGCGGTTTCGCCAGACGTAGATCTTTTCGTGCCTGGTCGGGCTGATGTCCTCGCCTTTGACGCTCAACTCTTCATAAAGCTTCTCACCGGGGCGCACACCGGAGAAGACAATTTCGATGTCCTCGCCGGGCCGCAGTCCGCTGAGGGTGATCATTTCGCGGGCGAGATCGACGATCTTCACCGGCTCCCCCATGTCGAGCACGAAGATGTCGCCGTCGCTGCCCATCACGCCTGCCTGAAGGACGAGCAGACTTGCCTCGGGGATGGTCATGAAGTAGCGAGTCATGGCCGGGTCGGTCACGGTGACCGGTCCGCCGGCGGCGATCTGCCTGGCAAAAATGGGTACGACGCTTCCCGAGGAGCCGAGGACATTTCCGAATCGGACGGTCATGTATTGCGTGACCGCTCCCTGGCGGAGCTGTTGGATGTACATCTCGGCGACGCGTTTGGAACAGCCCATGACGCTCGTCGGATTGACCGCCTTGTCGGTTGAAATCATCACAAAGCGAAGCACGCCGTGGCGCTTGGCGGCGTCGGCGACGGTGCGCGTGCCGAGGATGTTGTTCTTGATTGCCTCGCCGACATTTGATTCCATGAGCGGGACGTGCTTGTGGGCGGCGGCATGGAAGATGACGGCGGGGCGCTCGGATGCAAGAATGGCGTCAACGCGGTTGGCGTCGCAGATGTCGGCGACGTAGCATTCGCGGCGGACGTCCGGGGCCAGGGCTCCCAGCTCGCGGTCTATCTCGAACAGGTTGTTTTCGGCCTGCTCGACCAACACGAGCTTGCGTGGTTTGTAGCGAAGGATTTGTCGGCAGATTTCGGAACCGATCGAGCCGCCGGCGCCGGTGACGAGTACGAGTTGGCCGGCGAGGTATTCACGAATCTTGGCCTCATCCAGCGCGACCTGTTCGCGTCCGAGCAGGTCCTTGATGTCCACGTCGCGAATCTGATTGAAAGTGACGCGGCCTTCGATCACCTGGGCCATGG
Proteins encoded in this region:
- a CDS encoding chloride channel protein, whose translation is MIQLMQILQTFQRPAARWGMLFGLAIVVGALGGLSATGLHWAIEQGSHLVIDRYVQGVGSAAVMHFRWPSLLFPALGGLISGLVVQAIFKLPFGHGTNLYVRAFHRNLGDLPLKEPIVKGAAVAGVLSCGGSTGPEGPIAALTAALGSAIGRIFRLKARERRILLVAGCSAGVGAIFRCPLGGALFATSVLYREEEFEAEAIVPAFVASVIGYSTFIEFMGQQTYLLDRRHLAFGSAMELIPYAVLGPLCGIVSVFFSECLHVIEKRLRPLVRGVPAWLVPCIGGLGTGLIACALPQVMDGRYEFIENAMNGFAGSNHGDWWWVGLFGAVVVGKCVASALTVGSGASGGVIGPGVFIGGTVGAFLGATLNAVYPEILVSHPQLREALIPVGMGGVLAAGMRTPLAAIVMVSEMTGSYGLIVPLMLVCMSSYVVGRFRGLNTEQVRSSAESPVHAGAAIVHLLESWSVKEIMEPCWEETVGPEATVEELVKRIRPGTRPVFAVAKNGVLEGIISVTDIHRMVELPGMAETVIAADIMTEDLVTVSPEENVYEALESFRASNHDVLPVVSVDGRHAWLGMLKREHVFDALRKSLANVQTAMFREHTGLAAIESEGQIQQLVMGVTPMRKDVIQRLLVPMDAIGKSIREADFRRSYGAQIIGVEQPDGTIQCPPPLDEPLRTGQRLLAIVHPAEVAPSEARTDG
- a CDS encoding polysaccharide biosynthesis protein — encoded protein: MKTLHSDHRPRGFSPVSRGVLTIVSHLFLFILAYFCAFGLAYNFKSFDLWVRPFFLPLLPIVVVIKMAVFARMQLFRGSWRYVGMRDMLSIVKATHFSTFIFVVVFYVLENLHIRWYGEGFLYVWNSRLNPDLNVSSFPQSTFLLDWGMTIATVCGARILFRLYHEELRPVDSGGQRTCLILGAGDTGEALLRELLRMPVERYRVAGFLDDDTAKHGAQIHGVPVLGRIDEAKDICRSEDVEELFFAMPSAPQRRLRQIVESLQGQNVRFRTIPAMAQVIEGRVTFNQIRDVDIKDLLGREQVALDEAKIREYLAGQLVLVTGAGGSIGSEICRQILRYKPRKLVLVEQAENNLFEIDRELGALAPDVRRECYVADICDANRVDAILASERPAVIFHAAAHKHVPLMESNVGEAIKNNILGTRTVADAAKRHGVLRFVMISTDKAVNPTSVMGCSKRVAEMYIQQLRQGAVTQYMTVRFGNVLGSSGSVVPIFARQIAAGGPVTVTDPAMTRYFMTIPEASLLVLQAGVMGSDGDIFVLDMGEPVKIVDLAREMITLSGLRPGEDIEIVFSGVRPGEKLYEELSVKGEDISPTRHEKIYVWRNRKEDWPRVCEMIDRLVADADRLSLAELKERLSEVVPEYAPEQPKENSDNLTPSPDHASAASARVPSPAKMQTDFQIGESPVA